In a genomic window of Urocitellus parryii isolate mUroPar1 chromosome 11, mUroPar1.hap1, whole genome shotgun sequence:
- the LOC144249381 gene encoding vomeronasal type-1 receptor 90-like yields MRINKNSQAFNFTHIRNMLFSEVSIGIGANTALLLFHILTFLLKHRLKPIDLTISHLALVHVVMLLTVGFIAADIFGYQDLGNDFSCKSVVSLHRLMRGLSICTTCLLSVLQAVTLSPRNSCLAKFKGNSSPQSMCCFLFFWVFNMLISGRFLIAIIATPNVTTLSLMFVTKSCSLQPIGYLFRYIFFSLVTFRDVSFIGLMALSSGYMVTLLCRHKRQCQHLHSTSLSPKASPEHRATRTILLLMGFFVVMYVLDFAISSSSGMLWNSDNIHHCVQMLVGNGYATLSSLVLIGTEKQMRKFSRSLWGKLSKCLIIQ; encoded by the coding sequence ATGAGGATAAATAAGAACAGCCAAGCTTTCAACTTCACTCACATTAGAAACATGCTTTTCTCTGAAGTCAGCATTGGGATTGGAGccaatactgctctgcttctcttcCACATCCTCACGTTCCTTCTCAAGCACAGGCTCAAGCCCATTGACCTGACCATAAGCCATTTGGCCCTTGTTCATGTGGTGATGCTGCTGACTGTGGGCTTCATAGCTGCAGACATTTTTGGGTACCAGGATTTGGGCAATGACTTCTCATGTAAATCAGTTGTTTCCTTGCACAGATTGATGAGGGGCCTCTCCATCTGTACCACCTGCCTGCTGAGTGTCCTCCAGGCTGTCACCCTCAGCCCCAGAAACTCCTGCTTGGCCAAGTTCAAAGGAAACTCCTCACCTCAGAGCATGtgctgctttctcttcttctgggtCTTTAATATGCTCATCAGTGGTCGCTTCTTGATTGCCATCATTGCCACCCCCAACGTCACCACACTCAGTCTCATGTTTGTCACTAAATCCTGCTCTCTTCAGCCCATTGGTTACTTGTTCAGGTACATATTTTTCTCACTGGTCACCTTTCGGGATGTATCTTTTATAGGGCTCATGGCCCTCTCCAGTGGGTACATGGTGACACTCTTGTGCAGGCATAAGAGGCAGTGCCAGCACCTTCATAGCACCAGCCTCTCTCCAAAAGCATCCCCAGAACACAGGGCCACCAGGACCATCCTGCTGCTCATGGGGTTTTTTGTGGTCATGTACGTTTTGGACTTtgccatttcttcctcttctgggaTGTTGTGGAACAGTGACAATATTCATCACTGTGTTCAGATGCTGGTGGGCAATGGCTATGCCACGTTGAGTTCTTTGGTCCTCATTGgtactgaaaaacaaatgagaaagttCTCGAGATCCTTGTGGGGCAAGCTCAGTAAGTGCTTAATTATCCAATGA